A DNA window from Streptomyces sp. B21-083 contains the following coding sequences:
- a CDS encoding MFS transporter: MSEVLYERHEVKRARYAVAAVFAVHGAVTGSFATRVPWIQDHADVSAGQLGLALAFPALGASLAMPLAGRISHRFGARTALRGLIASWTLALVLPALAPNLPTLCVALFVYGATAGMTDVAMNALGVEIENRLGRSIMSGLHGMWSAGALVGAAGGTLAAHLGSDARLHHALAAATLTVLGVTACRWVLDLRPTEDEEPPPRFALPPRSALLIGAIGFCAVFAEGASLDWSAVYLRDELGTSDGLAAASTTGFMLTMAVARLVGDAVVNRFGAVRTVRASGTLAVLGGALIVVAEQPAVAMSGFALLGLGIAVVVPLCFAAAGHSGPNPSQAIAGVATITYTSGLVAPSAIGMLAQATSLVVSFGLVTVLAGGLTGFAGVLRAGEKDRPKVTPPGAAVPDRRT; the protein is encoded by the coding sequence GACCCGGGTGCCGTGGATCCAGGACCACGCCGACGTCAGCGCGGGCCAGCTGGGGCTGGCGCTGGCCTTCCCCGCGCTCGGCGCGTCCTTGGCGATGCCCCTCGCGGGCCGCATCAGCCACCGCTTCGGCGCCCGTACGGCGCTGCGCGGGCTGATCGCGTCCTGGACCCTGGCCCTGGTCCTGCCGGCACTGGCCCCCAACCTCCCCACTCTCTGCGTCGCCCTGTTCGTCTACGGCGCCACGGCCGGTATGACGGACGTGGCGATGAACGCGCTGGGCGTCGAGATCGAGAACCGGCTCGGCAGGTCGATCATGTCCGGACTGCACGGCATGTGGAGTGCGGGCGCCCTGGTCGGAGCGGCGGGCGGCACCCTCGCCGCACATCTGGGCTCCGACGCGCGTCTGCATCACGCGCTCGCGGCGGCGACCCTCACGGTCCTCGGCGTGACCGCCTGCCGCTGGGTGCTCGATCTGCGCCCCACCGAGGACGAGGAACCGCCCCCGAGGTTCGCGCTTCCGCCCAGGTCCGCGCTGCTGATCGGCGCGATCGGCTTCTGCGCGGTGTTCGCGGAGGGCGCGAGCCTGGACTGGTCGGCGGTGTATCTGCGGGACGAGCTGGGCACCTCGGACGGGCTGGCGGCGGCTTCCACGACGGGCTTCATGCTGACGATGGCGGTCGCCCGGCTCGTCGGGGACGCGGTCGTCAACCGCTTCGGCGCGGTACGGACGGTCCGCGCGAGCGGCACGCTCGCCGTGCTCGGCGGTGCGCTCATCGTCGTCGCGGAGCAGCCCGCCGTGGCGATGTCCGGCTTCGCGCTGCTGGGTCTCGGCATCGCCGTGGTCGTCCCGCTGTGCTTCGCGGCGGCGGGCCACAGCGGCCCCAACCCCAGTCAGGCCATCGCGGGCGTCGCCACCATCACGTACACCTCGGGACTGGTCGCGCCGAGCGCGATCGGGATGCTGGCCCAGGCGACGAGCCTGGTGGTGTCGTTCGGGCTGGTGACGGTGCTGGCGGGCGGACTCACCGGGTTCGCGGGGGTGCTGCGCGCCGGTGAGAAGGACCGCCCGAAGGTCACTCCGCCGGGCGCAGCAGTTCCCGACCGCAGGACCTGA